A segment of the Candidatus Protochlamydia naegleriophila genome:
ATGCTAAAACAGCCTCTGAAGGAATCCAAAAGACTTTTGTAGATTTAATCGATCAATTGAATAAAAGGCAGCAGGCATTGGAAATACTCTCCTCCTATAAAATGCTCCTATTTAAAAAGGGGGATCCTTGGCAGGAACTTTCCAACCAAGAGGCCTTTAACCTGCTTAAAAACAGCGACAATGCCCCTCTTGACTTTGATCGCTTGATTAAATGCATGCTTATTTGCACTTTTAACGAAGATAAATTGGATCGCTCAGCTGTCACCCCCTTACTAAGTAAAGGGCTCCAACTCATCAGAAAAGAAATAAGTACAATCGACTATGGCAGTGCAGGCAATGGCGCTTTCATCCTGGAAAAACTGTATCAGAAATATCTAAACGTTTACTCAGATGGACTGAAAATTAAATACGCAAACGAAAATGGCTCTTTGGCTTCTCATGAACTGTTTAAAAAAGACACAAACCAATTCATCATCTCCATGCCTCTTGCTCATGGACACTACACAAATACAATCGTTGATGTAAAAGGGGGGGACTTTAAAATATGTGATAACTGCGCTGCCCACTTGCGCTACGACGAGCTGAATACCATCGCCCAGCCTTCCCTATCTCAATACACCCTCTATATGCCGCAAACACTCTATCAATCTGTTAAAGATCGAGTACAGCTAAAGCAGCTCTGCATCCCTCGCTGGGAAGCTAATAACTGCTATTTAAGTGCTAGCTGGCTAACCTTTGCATTCCTTTTTTATTTCTACAAGCAGGCCCATGATGTCGAGCAGGAAGCACTGCAAAAGGAATTGATCGCTTAAGGCAAATGGTACAAGTCAAGGATAAATAGATCGGACTCGATAGACATTAGGCACGATATGTTTAGCCTCCAATACCTGTAGCGCTCGATTTTCATTTGCTTTATACTAGAGCTCGTCAAATTCATAGGGCCTAAATTTAGCATATTTCCTGGCTCCTATTTACTGACTAAAGCCGGAATTTTAAGCGAAACCTCGAACAAAAGTATTCCATGCGTTTACAATTATCTGATCAAAACCTATCTATTCATAACGTAAATAGCGATAACTGTTCGTTGAATGCAATGAACAGAAGTCGTGTTTCTCTTGAGGAAATCGCCCAGGATTCCCTGCTTCACATTACAGGCTTCGCTCAAACGAATTGGAATGAAGGAACCGAATTGGCTAAAGTGTCTCGCATTTTCAAACGAGCAATCGATTCATCAGAAACAAGACAGCTTGTTCATCTCTTCAAACAAGCAAGAATGAAAAGTGAAGATTTAAGTCAACCAACTCTTCCGACAGACTATTTAAAAAACATCTCTTTCGATGCGTTAAAGGCCCTTTTACCGGAAAATCTCAAGTTTGAAAAAGCCCTGTCATCTTTATTTCAATATGCCTCCTCCATTATACCAGGAAGCGAAATAGAAAAACTCACTCTCCTTTTGATGAAACACGTAAACTGGCGTCTGGAAGAGGCTATGCAAAACAAATGGCCTGAAAACTCCGCCATTAAGCCTATCCTCAAGCAATTGTCAAATGCTTTTAAAAGTGAGCATTTAAACAAAATAGAATGGGAGACCTATTTACCTTGGGGCAGAAAAGCATCCTTTCAAAACACTCACTTACTAGCTAAAATAGCCGATCCCCGCTACAACTCCATCAGACCTTTTGTTCTAGAAGCCCTTAGAAGAGATGGAATGGCGCTTCAGTATGCTCATGAAGAGTTCAAGAAAGACAAACAACTTGTGCTGGTCGCTGTGAAACAAAATGGCCTGGCGGCTCAATTCGCCGATGCATCTCTGCAGTACGATGGAGAAGTCGGCCAAGCAGCATCAAACCAACTCAACCTCTCAATTCAAGAATTCACACGCTCATTTTTAAGCCGCCTGTAAGGCCCTCGCAATCCAAACACTCCAAGATAATAATAGGCTTTTGTTAACTTGGCGCATTGCTAATGACAATTAATACATTTACGATGAATTAAACTAAGTATCACTATTTATTTAAATTGAAAATCCATTTTAATTCAGTTATGATTATCTAAAATAACATTCACAATTAACATTATCCTCAAATAACCATGTCAATGGCCAAAACCTGTAAAAATTAAATTTTATGCACTCACATTTCTCATTACCGCTTCTTTCCAATAATCAAAAATGGACGGTCGAAAACGATATCATAGTCGCTCAACCAAAAAGCCGCAACTGCTTAGGAAATCTGCTCGATTTCAATGCAGTCGTGCAAGTAGCGCACAAAAAATTAGTTGATCAAAGCAAAGAAGAAGCTAGAAGAGTTGTTCATTCACTTTCTGCCAAGTATTCGCATATTAAACAAGCTGTGAATCAACACAATGTGATCAACCGCCTATTTATCAAATTAGTCCTTTGGATCTATGGTTTCGACAAGCACTTTCAGCAATTAGAGAACGCTTTTTTCAATCTGCCGGACAATAGCGATGTCTTGCCTGCCATCGAGGCCAACCTCCTTACTATTGGTGCAAGCGAGGTTTCTCCTTACGCATTTTCGCAAAAAGGCGGATTTCATAATGGAGGCAATACCTGTTTTCTAGCAACTGCTTTGCAGTGTCTTCAAGCTTCTTCTGAAATCCTGCCAGAAGAACTAAAAGAAGAATTTAACCAGTCTTGCGAAAGTGAGGCTAATGCCTTCAAGCGCCAAAAGCTCATTCAAGCCATTAAAAGCACTTTAGAGAAATCCGGGCGCCAAGAAACATGTACAGCAGAACAAATCAACGAATTGAGAATGCATTTATCGGATTACGACTCTTCCATACCCCTTGTCACAGGTGGAGATAGCATTCTGGCATACAAAAGCCTGATCTCGATATTCCTAGGCCAGTGGCTTACCATTACTTTTGATTCAAAAAAATCTTACACAAACAACTGCCTTGAATATGTGGTTTCTGAACAACATACGCGGGATAAGCCGTTTGGCAAGCCTTACCAAATGCTCGAACAAACCTGCTATATTCATGATTATGCTTGTCAAAAGGACAAAAAAGCCCCTTTAATCCTTCCTATTTGCCTAAGACGTACAAATGGACAACACACGCTTGTTCCTCAATCGATTAATCTGGCAAATAGTGAAGTAATATACGAATTGATTGCCTTTTCAGTTAATGGTAAAGGACATGCCTATTGCTATGTCAAAGCAGGAGAAGACAGATGGGCAAATTATAACGATGATCAAGTCTCCTTTTGCACTCCTGCCGACGTACAAGAAGATCTTTACAACTATGGCTCCGTTCTCATCTATCGTCAGATGCCCTAGATATTACCAATGTATGAACGCCAACTGTGTTAATCGCTTATTCACTTTACTTGTCCATAAACCAGTGACAAGTAAAGTGATCTATTTCAATAACTATGGGGGTCTATCTTGACCTTGCCTCTAAAAATGTAATAGATGGCAATTGTATAAGAAATGACAAGTGGTACCCCCACCATGGCGATAACAAAAAGAATTTTCAATGTCAAAGGTGATGAAGCTGAATTGTAGATAGTCAAACTCAATTGATCAGGTTGATCTATCGAACGAATGACATTGGGGTACGTTCCAATGGCATACAAGGCCAGCAAGCAAATGATGTTGACGCACGAAGAGATAAAGGCCCTAACATCGCGTCCTAAATTGATTTCCCTTGGAATATTTGCAACCGCAAGCAGATTGATGATCGCAATCAGAAAGAAAAAGGGGCGGTGCTGAAAAGCTTCAATCATGTGAGGCATATAAATCAAAGTTGCCATCGTTGTCGTTGCATAACAGATGATAAAAATGATAATGCAAGGTACCGCTCGGAGGCGCATTTTATCGTGCAATTCCCCTTCGGTCTTCATCAGAATGTAAATGGCGCCGTGCATGAGAAATAA
Coding sequences within it:
- a CDS encoding DUF4116 domain-containing protein — its product is MNRSRVSLEEIAQDSLLHITGFAQTNWNEGTELAKVSRIFKRAIDSSETRQLVHLFKQARMKSEDLSQPTLPTDYLKNISFDALKALLPENLKFEKALSSLFQYASSIIPGSEIEKLTLLLMKHVNWRLEEAMQNKWPENSAIKPILKQLSNAFKSEHLNKIEWETYLPWGRKASFQNTHLLAKIADPRYNSIRPFVLEALRRDGMALQYAHEEFKKDKQLVLVAVKQNGLAAQFADASLQYDGEVGQAASNQLNLSIQEFTRSFLSRL
- a CDS encoding ubiquitin carboxyl-terminal hydrolase gives rise to the protein MHSHFSLPLLSNNQKWTVENDIIVAQPKSRNCLGNLLDFNAVVQVAHKKLVDQSKEEARRVVHSLSAKYSHIKQAVNQHNVINRLFIKLVLWIYGFDKHFQQLENAFFNLPDNSDVLPAIEANLLTIGASEVSPYAFSQKGGFHNGGNTCFLATALQCLQASSEILPEELKEEFNQSCESEANAFKRQKLIQAIKSTLEKSGRQETCTAEQINELRMHLSDYDSSIPLVTGGDSILAYKSLISIFLGQWLTITFDSKKSYTNNCLEYVVSEQHTRDKPFGKPYQMLEQTCYIHDYACQKDKKAPLILPICLRRTNGQHTLVPQSINLANSEVIYELIAFSVNGKGHAYCYVKAGEDRWANYNDDQVSFCTPADVQEDLYNYGSVLIYRQMP